GCTGCGCACCAAGCTCTGAGGCCGCAACCTTCGCCGCGGGCAGGGGTTCTGTTCCTGGTCAGCAGCGGAGGGCCCCATGAGCGCGGGCAATAGTCACGACGTCAAGGTGCTGAACGGCCTGGTCGAAGGGCTGATCGACAGCGCCGACGGCTACAGGGAGGCGGCGGCCGAGGCCGCGGACCCCGGCCACAGCGACTGGTTCGAGGCGCGGGCGGCCGAACGGCGCCGCCTGGCGGACGACCTCAGGGCGGCGGTCCGCGAGCGCGGCGGCTCGCCCGAGGAGGAGGGCTCCATCCTGGCCAAGGCTCAGCGCGCCTTCATGGACGTGAAGGCCGCCCTGCTGCGCGACGACGCCTCGGTGGTCGGCTCGGTGGAAAGCGGCGAGGATCATCTGAAGGGCCGCTTCGAGCGCGCCCTGGCCGACGCGGGCCTGTCGGCCACTACCAAGGAGACGGTCCGTCGCGCCTACGCCGAGGTGAAGGCCGGCCACGACCAGATGAGCGCCCTCAAGCACAGCCTGGAGGCCCAGCGCGACGCCGACAATCCGCTGTATCCGAAGTAGGGCAAACGCGACCCTCTCCCTCCCCGTCCCGGGGAGGGTGGTCGCGCAGCGACCGGGTGGGGAGGGCTTGGCTATTCAAGCGCAAGAATTCCATCTCCCGCCGGGAGAGGGTTGCTCCAGGGCGCTCCATGCAGCCAACAAAAAAGCCCCGGCGTCTCCGCCGGGGCTTTTGATCTTCAGCGCGAAGCCGAAGCCTGAAATCAGGCCTCGTCGCCGGCCTTCTCGGCCGTGCCGGTGGCCGGGACGGCGACCTTGCGGGCCGTCTGGCGCTCGGCGATCCGGGCCGACTTGCCGCGACGGTCGCGCAGGTAATACAGCTTGGCGCGACGGACGACGCCGCGACGCTTCACTTCGATGGAGTCGACGTTCGGCGACAGGATCGGGAAGCGACGCTCCACGCCTTCACCGAACGAAATCTTGCGGACCGTGAAGGTCTCGTTCACGCCGCCGCCGTCACGGGCGATGCAGACGCCTTCGAACGCCTGGATGCGTTCGCGCTCGCCTTCCTTGATGCGCACGTTGACGCGCAGGGTGTCGCCCGGCTGGAAATCGGGGATGGTCTTGCCTTCGAGCAGGCGGGCTTTTTCTTCGGCAGCGAGCTGCTGGACGATGTTCATGTCATTTCTCCGGAGCTTGTTTGCTCTTTACCTGTAAGTTGGCGAGATGCCGCTCCCAGAGATCCGGGCGCCGCTCCCGCGTCGTCGCTTCCCTTTGCTCCTGGCGCCATTTGGCGATCTTCTTATGATCGCCTGACAACAGGACTTCCGGGATGTCGTGGCCCTCGAACGTCCGCGGTCGCGTGTACTGCGGATGCTCAAGCAGGTCGTCCTCGAAGCTCTCGGTGGACAGGCTTTCCGCCGCACCCAGAACCCCCGGAACCAACCGGACGCACGCCTCGATCGCCACCATGGCCGCCGCCTCGCCGCCGGCGAGCACCGCGTCCCCGACGGAGACCTCCTCGAACCCCCGGGCGTCGAGCACCCGCTGGTCCACCCCCTCGAAACGGCCGCACAGCACGACGATGCCGTCGGCCTTGGCCCATTCCGTCACTCGCGCCTGCGTCAGGGGTCGACCGCGTGCGCTCATGTACAAAAGCGGCCTAGGCGGGCCTTCCAGGCTGTCGAGAGCCCTGGCCACCACGTCCGCTTTCAGCACCTGACCGGGACCGCCACCCGCAGGGGTGTCGTCCAGGAAGCCGCGCTTATCTTCGGAAAACGCGCGAATGTCCAGCGTCTGCAAGTCCCACAGCCCCTTCTCGCGCCAGGCGGTGCCGATCAGCGACACCCCCAGCGGTCCGGGAAAGGCCTCGGGGAACATGGTCAGGACGGTGGCGGTGAAGGGCATGGCGGCGGCTCATACACCAGAAACGCGGAAAAGACTGCACTACTACCCTCTCCCGGCGGGAGAGGGCTTGAGCCTCCAAGAGCGAAGCGATTGGTTCAGGCGACCCGAAGGGCGGCGCGGAGCAGCCAAAGGGTGAGGGGCTTGTCCGTTCAGTCGGCGTCAGCCGTCACGCGACGGCCGTTGGCCGACTTCAGCGGCGAACCCTCACCCTTTCGCGCCAGGACGATCGCTGACGCTCTCGTGCGGCATTGGGTAGCAAGCGCACCTAAATAAATTTCTGATTCAAAACGATTTTTTTACATTTCGTCCCGCGGGTGACGCCTATCGGGAAGCGTCAGGTCGCCACGCATCTGATCCAGGAGCGTGCCGTAGGACAGGAGATATGCCGACAAACCCAGACCTGGTGCCTCAAGGTGCCGCCAATCCGCTGGCGCTTCATGCGCTCATTCGCAAATACGCAGAGATCGCAGCCCAGGCCGATCAGGCCCGATCGGCCCTGCAGAAACTGACGGGTGGCGCTTTGGCGACATTGTCGAGTGGCCGAAGCTGAGTCTTTGCGGCTCTTGGGAAGGTCCGCTTCCGGGCGCCGCCCGCGCCATCGCCCGCCCCAGTTGAACCTTACTCGTAGCTGACATTCGTGGTGCGGCCCTTGCAACGGCGCGGCCCCGCATGGGGCGGCCAGCCTGGCCTTGTCCCTCGTCCTGCTGGTTTCACCTGCCTCTGCGCAGCGCTAGGTGACCCTGGATTGAGATATTCTATCGTTCACGCTGAGCTGATCATCCATCGGGCCAGGGTGAACGTATGTGCAGGGACGCCTCAGGAGCTCCGGATGAATTTCGCGATCGCATACGTCCTCACCCTCGCCACCTTCGCCGTGATCGACACGGCCTGGTTAGGCAGCATGGGAGATCGGCTCTATCGGCCCTTCATCGGTTCGATGCTGGCGGACAATTTCAGACTGGGGCCCGCGATCGCCTTCTACGCCCTCTATGCGGCGGGGCTGACGATTTTTGCCGTGTCGCCGGGGCTGGCGGAGGGCG
The nucleotide sequence above comes from Brevundimonas naejangsanensis. Encoded proteins:
- a CDS encoding PA2169 family four-helix-bundle protein; the protein is MSAGNSHDVKVLNGLVEGLIDSADGYREAAAEAADPGHSDWFEARAAERRRLADDLRAAVRERGGSPEEEGSILAKAQRAFMDVKAALLRDDASVVGSVESGEDHLKGRFERALADAGLSATTKETVRRAYAEVKAGHDQMSALKHSLEAQRDADNPLYPK
- the rplS gene encoding 50S ribosomal protein L19 — encoded protein: MNIVQQLAAEEKARLLEGKTIPDFQPGDTLRVNVRIKEGERERIQAFEGVCIARDGGGVNETFTVRKISFGEGVERRFPILSPNVDSIEVKRRGVVRRAKLYYLRDRRGKSARIAERQTARKVAVPATGTAEKAGDEA
- the trmD gene encoding tRNA (guanosine(37)-N1)-methyltransferase TrmD, with the protein product MPFTATVLTMFPEAFPGPLGVSLIGTAWREKGLWDLQTLDIRAFSEDKRGFLDDTPAGGGPGQVLKADVVARALDSLEGPPRPLLYMSARGRPLTQARVTEWAKADGIVVLCGRFEGVDQRVLDARGFEEVSVGDAVLAGGEAAAMVAIEACVRLVPGVLGAAESLSTESFEDDLLEHPQYTRPRTFEGHDIPEVLLSGDHKKIAKWRQEQREATTRERRPDLWERHLANLQVKSKQAPEK
- a CDS encoding DUF2177 family protein, with product MNFAIAYVLTLATFAVIDTAWLGSMGDRLYRPFIGSMLADNFRLGPAIAFYALYAAGLTIFAVSPGLAEGGWKKALFWGGLFGLFAYGTYDLTNLATLKTWSMKLSFIDMTWGVIVSGGSSAIACALAAKLLRLP